A segment of the Methanobrevibacter arboriphilus JCM 13429 = DSM 1125 genome:
TTATAAAAAATTTGTATAAATATATCTATAAAAAAAATTAGGTATAAAAATAGTTAAAAATAGTTATAAAAAATAAAAATACTTAATAAATATAATTTATACAACCTAATAAACAATCTATAAAAAAATAAATTTAAAAGATAATATGATAATTGGATTGATCTCAGACACCCATATTCCAGACAGAGCAGATAAAATTCCTATAACAGTATTAGAAGCATTTAAAAATGTGGATCTTATAATACACGCAGGAGACTTAACTTCAATTAGAGTGAAAAAAGAATTAGAAAAAATTGCTCCAGTGTTGGCAGTTCAAGGAAATATGGATAGATATAACAACTTAGAGCTCCCTAAAAGCATAAAAAAGAACATTGAAGGAATTCAGATTGGAGTTAAACATGGAGAAGTTTATCCAAAAGGAGATACACAGCAATTATATTACATAGCTAAAGAATTAGATGTGGATGTATTAATAAGTGGACACACACATCAAGCATCTATAGAAAGAATTGATGAAATACTACTTTTAAATCCAGGGAGTCCAACTGCACCAAGACTAACTGATCCAACAGTAATGCTAATGAAAATTGAAAATGCAGAAATTGATGTGGAAATAAAAAAAATTGGAAAGCCAGTTTGCTCTGCACTAAATTTTGAAAAAAAATAAAAGGAACGATAAAATGGGAAGTAAATGGCAAGTAGAAAAAAAGAAGGACCCATACTATAAAAGAGCCAAAGGAGAAGATTATAGATCTCGTGCATCTTTTAAATTATTACAATTAGATAAAAAATATAAAATAATTAAAAAAGGCAGTGCTGTTTTAGATTTAGGTGCAACACCAGGTGGTTGGTCACAAGTAGCTCTTGAAAAAGTAGGTGAAGAGGGTATAGTATTAGGTGTAGATTTACAAAAAATTAAACCATTTCCTGAAAAAAATTTTCATTTTATAAGAGGAGACTTCACAAAAAAAGAAGTTCAAGAAAAAATGATTGATATTATGGATGGAAAAGCAGATGTAATAATTTCAGATGCATCACCCTCACTTAGTGGTATAAAAGATGTAGACCACCTCCGTTCGATTGATTTAGCTAATTCAGTTATTGGTATAGCAGATAATATCCTTGAAAAAAATGGAAATATACTTATCAAAGTATTCCAAGGTGAAGAATTCAAAAATCTAATTGAAGAGCTTCGAAAAAAGTTTAAAGTCTTAAAAACAACCAAAC
Coding sequences within it:
- a CDS encoding metallophosphoesterase; its protein translation is MIIGLISDTHIPDRADKIPITVLEAFKNVDLIIHAGDLTSIRVKKELEKIAPVLAVQGNMDRYNNLELPKSIKKNIEGIQIGVKHGEVYPKGDTQQLYYIAKELDVDVLISGHTHQASIERIDEILLLNPGSPTAPRLTDPTVMLMKIENAEIDVEIKKIGKPVCSALNFEKK
- a CDS encoding RlmE family RNA methyltransferase, producing MGSKWQVEKKKDPYYKRAKGEDYRSRASFKLLQLDKKYKIIKKGSAVLDLGATPGGWSQVALEKVGEEGIVLGVDLQKIKPFPEKNFHFIRGDFTKKEVQEKMIDIMDGKADVIISDASPSLSGIKDVDHLRSIDLANSVIGIADNILEKNGNILIKVFQGEEFKNLIEELRKKFKVLKTTKPSSSRKKSSEMYVIGLKYKQ